The Colias croceus chromosome 21, ilColCroc2.1 genome window below encodes:
- the LOC123701234 gene encoding zinc finger protein 330 homolog, with amino-acid sequence MPKKKTGQRKKAEKQKLRQKEIRNARGQIDLAQHPCNLPMECDKCQKKQKSRAFCYFCSALQRLPVCAQCGKVKCMLKSGDCVVRHPGVYTTGMGMVGAICDFCEAWVCHGRKCLQSHACTCPLADAVCIECERGVWEHGGRVFRCCFCQGFLCEDDQFEHQASCQVLESETYKCQSCNRLGQYSCLRCKTCFCEEHVRRRGAKPTRGAPPCPRCAYSLHVTSDLAMSTRSHRYGRQGTAAPEDDDYGDYSSYGQTADYDNEEGGDYSYSESDDDDDEEESEESSDEESKEPAKTSDDGASTADGKS; translated from the exons ATGCCAAAGAAAAAGACGGGACAGCGTAAAAAAGCTGAAAAGCAAAAGCTACGGCAGAAGGAAATTCGTAATGCAAGAGGGCAAATTGACTTAGCTCAACATCCTTGCAATCTTCCCATGGAATGCGATAAGTGCCAAAA GAAACAGAAAAGTCGGGCTTTCTGTTATTTCTGTTCAGCCCTGCAGCGCTTGCCTGTGTGCGCACAATGCGGGAAGGTGAAATGTATGTTGAAGTCCGGTGACTGCGTGGTGCGCCACCCGGGCGTCTACACCACTGGCATGGGGATGGTG GGTGCAATCTGTGACTTTTGCGAGGCATGGGTGTGCCATGGAAGGAAGTGCTTACAATCCCACGCATGCACTTGCCCTCTGGCTGATGCTGTCTGCATTGAGTGTGAAAGag GTGTGTGGGAGCATGGTGGCCGAGTGTTCCGCTGCTGCTTCTGCCAGGGTTTCCTCTGTGAAGACGATCAATTTGAGCACCAAGCCTCCTGTCAAGTGTTGGAATCTGAAACATATAAAT GTCAGTCTTGCAATCGCCTGGGGCAGTACTCGTGCCTGCGCTGCAAGACGTGCTTCTGCGAGGAGCACGTGCGGCGGCGCGGCGCCAAGCCGACCCGCGGCGCGCCGCCCTGCCCGCGCTGCGCCTACTCACTGCACGTCACCTCCGACCTGGCCATGTCCA CGCGCTCGCATCGCTACGGGCGGCAGGGCACAGCAGCGCCCGAAGATGACGACTATGGGGACTACTCCTCCTATGGCCAGACAG CTGATTATGATAACGAGGAAGGAGGCGACTACTCGTACTCTGAGTCGGACGACGACGATGATGAAGAGGAGAGCGAGGAAAGCTCTGATGAGGAGTCAAAGGAACCCGCTAAGACATCCGATGATGGTGCTTCGACAGCAGATGGCAAATCTTAA
- the LOC123701456 gene encoding lysoplasmalogenase, with the protein MVSPTNWLKRVSESGRLIPFFKSVCIYFIVGCGAAPSVWLAAFKCAPVVCLVLCVALQARDRSPRAAYARRIAAGLALSAAGDACLVWPQHFVAGMGAFAAAHVAYISAFGLRPRRSLGGAALYGAAALFVRALSPPAALRRLVPLYALLLATMAWRGAARPGQQRAGALLFLFSDAILAYNLFGGEVPYNQIMVMSTYYLAQMCIAVSALRPAPPRGEAALAEPNVIAAN; encoded by the exons ATGGTATCGCCAACAAATTGG ctAAAGCGGGTAAGCGAGAGCGGGCGGCTCATCCCGTTCTTCAAGTCGGTGTGCATCTACTTCATCGTGGGGTGCGGCGCCGCGCCGTCCGTGTGGCTGGCGGCGTTCAAGTGCGCGCCCGTCGTGTGCCTCGTGCTGTGCGTGGCGCTGCAGGCGCGCGACCGCTCGCCGCGCGCCGCGTACGCGCGCCGCATCGCCGCCGGGCTGGCGCTGTCGGCGGCCGGCGACGCGTGCCTCGTGTGGCCGCAGCACTTCGTGGCCGGCATGGGCGCGTTCGCGGCGGCGCACGTGGCGTACATCAGCGCGTTCGGGCTGCGGCCGCGGCGCTCGCTGGGCGGCGCGGCGCTGTACGGCGCGGCGGCGCTGTTCGTGCGCGCGCTGTCGCCGCCGGCCGCGCTGCGCCGCCTGGTGCCGCTGTACGCGCTGCTGCTGGCCACCATGGCGTGGCGCGGCGCCGCGCGGCCCGGCCAGCAGCGCGCCGGCGCCCTGCTCTTCCTCTTCTCCGACGCCATCCTCGCCTACAACCTGTTCGGCGGCGAGGTGCCCTACAACCAG ATTATGGTGATGTCGACGTATTACTTGGCCCAAATGTGCATCGCAGTGAGCGCCCTGCGGCCGGCGCCGCCGCGTGGCGAGGCAGCTCTAGCCGAGCCGAACGTCATCGCAGCCAATTAA